A region from the bacterium genome encodes:
- a CDS encoding glycosyltransferase family 4 protein gives MKQVAFVKATYKTPGGAEKYSVRLIHAFLEAGCSVNLLTLPGQKWPDDWPDHNRDRLAITPLGHQNLGRAGRLIAFQTAVSRHVRLHSYDVVFGIDYTDGQTHMRAGGGTHRSFLEYRDETRSIPARILRSASMFHRLKLTYEKKAIESPRLQRLYCNSEMVKQEIAARYRISPQKIKVVHNGVEWKSFEYLFHHKDEIKGELLARHQLPAGSRFLLFTGTGFERKGLEYAIEGMQHLPPDFHLLIVGKGETGPYRKMAGRLFISERIHFLGPQEEASRYLALADGFILPTRYDPFSNASLEALAAGVPVLTTDRNGCAEVIQPGNTGVILSFPVRSDQLRKSVEDFTQVMQRAANPLYRKQIRDSVQYLDFAENLRSIVSDVLKSDLPKPKISEREPDRNDNEDAGKMKDKDNGRSYC, from the coding sequence ATGAAGCAGGTAGCTTTCGTCAAGGCTACGTATAAAACACCGGGTGGAGCTGAAAAATACTCAGTCCGGCTTATCCACGCTTTTCTTGAGGCTGGCTGCTCGGTCAACCTCCTTACGCTGCCGGGACAAAAATGGCCGGACGACTGGCCGGACCATAATCGTGATCGGCTTGCCATAACCCCGCTGGGGCATCAAAACCTGGGGAGGGCCGGACGGCTCATCGCCTTTCAGACAGCGGTAAGCCGCCATGTGCGACTGCATTCTTATGATGTAGTGTTCGGTATCGATTACACGGACGGCCAGACCCATATGCGGGCAGGGGGAGGAACTCACCGGTCTTTTCTCGAATATCGGGATGAAACCAGGAGTATTCCCGCCCGGATACTTCGCTCTGCCAGTATGTTTCACCGGCTGAAGCTGACCTATGAAAAAAAAGCCATTGAGAGCCCCCGGTTACAGAGGCTCTACTGCAACTCGGAAATGGTGAAGCAGGAAATAGCAGCCCGTTACCGTATCTCTCCACAGAAAATCAAGGTCGTGCATAACGGGGTGGAGTGGAAATCTTTTGAATATCTCTTTCATCATAAGGACGAGATAAAGGGAGAGCTTCTGGCACGGCACCAGCTTCCGGCAGGTTCACGATTTCTCCTCTTTACCGGCACCGGCTTTGAGAGGAAAGGGCTGGAATATGCAATCGAAGGGATGCAGCATCTGCCGCCGGACTTCCATCTGCTCATTGTCGGCAAGGGTGAGACGGGGCCTTACCGGAAAATGGCCGGCAGGCTTTTTATCTCGGAGCGGATTCATTTTTTGGGACCGCAGGAAGAAGCTTCCCGGTATTTAGCCCTGGCTGATGGATTTATCCTGCCGACCAGATACGATCCCTTCAGCAACGCCTCTCTGGAGGCATTGGCAGCAGGAGTCCCGGTATTGACCACCGACCGCAACGGTTGCGCCGAGGTCATTCAGCCAGGCAATACCGGCGTTATTCTGTCATTCCCGGTCCGGAGCGATCAGCTCAGAAAGAGTGTCGAGGATTTTACCCAGGTAATGCAACGGGCAGCAAATCCCCTGTATCGAAAGCAGATTCGAGACAGCGTTCAGTACCTTGATTTTGCTGAAAATTTGAGAAGCATCGTTTCCGAT